A genomic region of Colius striatus isolate bColStr4 chromosome 20, bColStr4.1.hap1, whole genome shotgun sequence contains the following coding sequences:
- the SRR gene encoding serine racemase, with translation MAAPALADVRAAQARLRGRLQPTPLLTCRSLDRLAGRRLLFKCELFQRTGSFKIRGALNAVGCLVEESERSGGGKPRAVVTHSSGNHGQALACAAQAEGVPAYIVVPRTAPQCKQSAIRAYGATLVPCEPNDKSRAETAARVVQETGGVMVHPNQDPVVMAGQGTIALELLEQAPEVNAVVVPVGGGGMIAGMAVAIKALRPDVKVFAAEPRNADDCYQSKVRGEMTPNLHPPDTIADAVKTSIGPNTWPIIRDLVDDVLTVSEEEIKQATRLVWERMKLLIEPTAGVGVAAVLSEQFQALPRDLGNICIVLCGGNVDLSSLTWLTALPGKGQ, from the exons ATGGCCGCGCCGGCCCTCGCCGATGTCCGAGCGGCACAGGCCCGGCTCCGCGGCCGCCTGCAGCCCACGCCGCTGCTCACCTGCCGCAGCCTGGACCGCCTGGCCGGCCGACGCCTGCTCTTCAAATGCGAGCTCTTCCAAAGGACCGGCTCTTTCAAG ATCCGCGGGGCCCTGAACGCCGTCGGGTGCCTGGTTGAGGAGAGCGAACGCAGCGGAGGGGGGAAGCCCCGCGCCGTGGTGACACACAGCAGTGGCAATCACGGGCAGGCGCTGGCCTGTGCTGCACAGGCAGAAG GGGTTCCTGCCTACATCGTCGTGCCCCGGACAGCCCCACAGTGTAAGCAATCTGCCATCCGCGCCTACGGTGCCACGCTGGTGCCATGTGAGCCCAATGACAAG TCCAGAGCAGAGACAGCAGCTCGTGTAGTCCAGGAAACGGGAGGAGTGATGGTGCACCCCAACCAGGACCCGGTGGTGATGGCAGGGCAAGGCACAATTGCCCTGGaactgctggagcag GCACCCGAGGTAAATGCAGTGGTGGTTCCTGTCGGAGGAGGAGGAATGATTGCAGGAATGGCAGTTGCCATCAAG GCTTTGAGACCAGATGTGAAAGTGTTTGCTGCTGAGCCACGCAACGCAGATGACTGTTACCAGTCCAAGGTCCGAGGGGAGATGACCCCCAACCTTCACCCTCCCGACACCATCGCAGATGCAGTTAAAACCAGCATCGGCCCAAACACCTGGCCCATCATCAGGGATCTGGTTGATGATGTCCTGACAGTCTCAGAGGAAGAAATCAAA CAAGCCACACGGCTGGTGTGGGAAAGGATGAAGCTGCTGATTGAGCCAACAGCAGGCGTGGGAGTGGCGGCCGTGCTGTCAGAGCAGttccaggcactccccagggaCCTGGGGAACATTTGCATCGTGCTGTGTGGAGGAAACGTGGACCTGAGCTCCCTGACCTGGCTCACAGCCCTCCCTGGGAAAGGGCAATGA